TCCACCGCCTCCTGCACGAGACGGGACAGGTGCCTCCGGGCTTCATGGATTTCGAACGTGCGCATCGAGCCCCTCCGAGCTTGCCTGACACCGAATCATACAGGGGCGTGCGGACCGAACCAAACGGCATCCTCAGGTTGAGCGCCAACCTCCTGAAGGACTTAGTTTCGAGCAAACGGAGGGGAGCCCCCTCGAATCCGACCATGGCCGCGCTCGACACTCGTGGATGAGGTGCAGGTCCTATGAAACTCAAGATCGTCGTTCATCAGGCAGAGGAAGGCGGCTACTGGGCGGAAGTACCGGCCATCGCCGGATGCGTATCCCAGGGCGAGTCGTTCGACGAGCTGGTGCGAAACGTTCGCGAGGCGATTGAGGGTTGCCTGTCCGTGGACCTGCTCGACATCCCCGTCTCGGATACGGACAGGGTTGTCGAGATTGCCGTGTGAAGACCCTCAGCGGTAAGGACTTTTGCAGACTGCTCGAGGCTCGCGGATGGCAGCTGAGGCGGGTCAGGGGCAGTCATCACATCTACACGAAGGAGGGCGTCGCCGCCCGAATCTCAGTTCCCGTCTACGGCAACCACGACCTTAAGCGAGGGTTGCAAAAGCACTTGATGAAGATTGCCGAAATCGATGAGTCGGAGCGATAGGTAAGGCTCGCGGACGAGGAGCGCGACGCGCCATTGGAGCA
The DNA window shown above is from Candidatus Palauibacter scopulicola and carries:
- a CDS encoding type II toxin-antitoxin system HicB family antitoxin — protein: MKLKIVVHQAEEGGYWAEVPAIAGCVSQGESFDELVRNVREAIEGCLSVDLLDIPVSDTDRVVEIAV
- a CDS encoding type II toxin-antitoxin system HicA family toxin; this translates as MKTLSGKDFCRLLEARGWQLRRVRGSHHIYTKEGVAARISVPVYGNHDLKRGLQKHLMKIAEIDESER